A single window of Sphingobacteriales bacterium DNA harbors:
- a CDS encoding gliding motility-associated C-terminal domain-containing protein: MQVGSNAKAVNLGTLISPVSLGYNLHGVIGLLGTADNSGNYIIAAGEIQYNALTQVADSFKLYIGRVQAPDTTVSWSEVTLDASCTVFKDAFVNAIMSGADAGPQDMVWSPRTGELLLYAGADRILGVIGTDNVSRCYEADANVPVLGNLGGLALDSVGQMIALEVGTGKVWRIDTRGCLDGNPATVCGVSSVTDIAQFDVNANTNTRGDAASCIFDCATPILTLADTLSICAGADLLVELSVNQSNPPYTYVWGHTTSGTLQDSTSRTPIYNNTTEGNYMLYVTVADNRGCQNSDSVLIQVIKPNTDTVKISTSMCIGDEILFGREVLTRDGVYYNTSKNIIGCDSTTELTLTYNCPLQPFGCPVMAGIVNEGPSVPDKPSYLSLINSQTGEFGGLVEIEDTLSGLPMLSLNGFGILSNTGMGYAQYQRVPSREEVLAALLLSGDYISTSTLVQVGSNAKAVNLGTLISPVSLGYNLHGVIGLLGTADNSGNYIIAAGEIQYNALTQVADSFKLYIGRVQAPDTTVSWSEVTLDASCTVFKDAFVNAIMSGADAGPQDMVWSPRTGELLLYAGADRILGVIGTDNVSRCYEADANVPVLGNLGGLALDSVGQMIALEVGTGKVWRIDTRGCLDGNPATVCGVSSVTDIAQFDVNANTNTRGDAASCISACDAPVINKKDLVLTLCKDSVNQLSIEVQSANTPLSYVWGIADTNATLTDSTSPNPTYIYKENGKSKVYVTVTDSKGCQTSDSMDVTIKTCYICDGIIDIDTTVKVECGNNDSIAYCLPFSASYDAYNYYVNNELVMPERCGYDTVTSYSFITAYTAGYLNNQEHILDSVRINDVLYGPYTYTTLSTLLDIFNSIDPNGTWSSPNDSSLIGGVESNIYGDIFITRTEDNFKHIAFQNSVEIPGGIEFILKDGCSWIVVEDKETLCRDSVQVCLYCDELDTIYATIVNNYDSIICVQTPPSVSSIQLCDANTTGTYGNWSLTDSCLTYNATTVGEADTICVNACNDNNKCITTTIIVNVIEEDIDTIYKEVIIRDSITECDEISVPTGENLTYSFCDENNTNLGTALFDDGCLKYVAKETKGSDTICVRACSGRTCSTTIVIINVLGNPPVAINDDTISFGNPIEIPIQTNDLTTDGDPISLCGGNNGIITNPVNGTTSISQGNIIYTPNAGFSGVDSLQYAICDVDGADTAWVFIEVEDCTIPNTFSPDGNGKNDTYYIPCAQGREVQLCIYNRWGIEVYKNAKYDNSWDGTYQNELLPDGTYYYVLKYTNNAGNAIDRAGFVVIHRSK; the protein is encoded by the coding sequence GTGCAAGTAGGTTCAAATGCAAAAGCAGTAAACTTGGGTACACTAATAAGTCCAGTAAGTTTAGGATATAATCTACATGGAGTAATTGGATTGTTAGGAACAGCAGACAATAGTGGTAATTATATAATAGCAGCAGGAGAGATACAATATAATGCATTAACACAAGTTGCAGATTCATTTAAATTATACATAGGAAGAGTACAAGCACCAGATACAACAGTATCATGGTCAGAGGTAACATTAGATGCAAGTTGTACCGTATTCAAAGATGCATTTGTAAATGCAATAATGAGTGGAGCAGATGCAGGACCACAAGATATGGTATGGAGTCCAAGAACAGGAGAGTTATTATTATATGCAGGCGCAGATAGAATCTTAGGAGTAATAGGAACAGATAATGTTAGTAGATGTTATGAGGCAGATGCTAATGTACCAGTATTAGGAAACTTAGGAGGATTAGCATTAGACAGTGTAGGACAGATGATAGCATTAGAGGTAGGTACAGGAAAAGTATGGAGAATAGACACGAGAGGATGTTTAGATGGCAATCCAGCAACAGTATGTGGAGTATCAAGTGTTACAGACATAGCACAATTTGATGTAAATGCTAATACAAACACAAGAGGTGATGCAGCAAGTTGTATTTTTGATTGTGCAACTCCAATATTAACATTAGCAGATACACTTTCAATATGTGCAGGTGCAGATTTATTAGTAGAATTAAGTGTAAATCAAAGTAACCCACCATATACTTATGTATGGGGACATACTACAAGCGGCACACTTCAAGATAGCACTTCAAGAACACCTATATATAATAATACTACTGAAGGAAATTATATGTTATATGTTACAGTTGCAGATAACAGAGGTTGCCAAAACTCAGATTCAGTTCTTATACAAGTTATCAAGCCTAATACTGATACAGTAAAAATTAGTACAAGTATGTGTATTGGAGATGAAATTCTATTTGGTAGAGAAGTATTAACTAGAGATGGAGTATACTACAATACATCTAAAAACATAATAGGATGTGATAGTACCACAGAACTAACATTGACTTATAATTGTCCATTACAACCATTTGGATGTCCAGTAATGGCAGGAATAGTGAACGAAGGACCGAGTGTTCCAGACAAGCCTAGCTATTTAAGTTTAATAAATTCACAAACAGGAGAGTTCGGCGGATTAGTAGAAATAGAAGATACACTGAGTGGCTTACCAATGTTGTCTTTAAATGGCTTTGGAATCTTGAGTAATACAGGAATGGGCTATGCACAATATCAAAGAGTACCAAGTAGAGAAGAAGTATTGGCGGCTTTATTATTGAGTGGTGATTATATATCAACTTCAACATTAGTGCAAGTAGGTTCAAATGCAAAAGCAGTAAACTTAGGTACACTAATAAGTCCAGTAAGTTTAGGATATAATTTACATGGAGTAATTGGGTTGCTAGGCACAGCAGACAATAGTGGTAATTATATAATAGCAGCAGGAGAGATACAATATAATGCATTAACACAAGTTGCAGATTCATTTAAATTATACATAGGAAGAGTACAAGCACCAGATACAACAGTATCATGGTCAGAGGTAACATTAGATGCAAGTTGTACCGTATTCAAAGATGCATTTGTAAACGCAATAATGAGTGGAGCAGATGCAGGACCACAAGATATGGTATGGAGTCCAAGAACAGGAGAGTTATTATTATATGCAGGCGCAGATAGGATTTTAGGAGTAATAGGAACAGATAATGTTAGTAGATGTTATGAGGCAGATGCTAATGTACCAGTATTAGGAAACTTAGGAGGATTAGCATTAGACAGTGTAGGACAGATGATAGCATTAGAGGTAGGTACAGGAAAAGTATGGAGAATAGACACGAGAGGATGTTTAGATGGCAATCCAGCAACAGTATGTGGAGTATCAAGTGTTACAGACATAGCACAATTTGATGTAAATGCTAATACAAACACAAGAGGTGATGCAGCAAGTTGTATTTCAGCTTGCGATGCACCAGTAATTAATAAAAAAGATTTAGTACTTACCTTATGCAAAGATTCAGTAAATCAATTATCAATAGAAGTTCAAAGTGCAAACACACCATTATCTTATGTATGGGGAATTGCTGATACAAATGCAACATTAACAGATTCAACATCACCAAATCCTACTTATATATACAAAGAAAATGGAAAATCTAAAGTATATGTTACAGTTACAGACAGTAAAGGATGTCAAACTTCTGACTCAATGGATGTTACAATCAAAACATGTTATATCTGTGATGGCATTATTGATATAGATACTACTGTAAAAGTAGAATGTGGCAATAATGATTCTATTGCTTATTGCTTACCATTTAGTGCAAGTTATGATGCATATAATTACTATGTAAATAACGAACTAGTTATGCCTGAGAGATGTGGATATGACACTGTTACATCATATAGTTTCATTACTGCATACACAGCAGGATATTTAAATAATCAAGAGCACATTCTAGATAGTGTAAGAATAAATGATGTCCTTTACGGACCATACACTTACACAACTCTCTCAACTTTACTGGATATTTTTAACTCAATTGATCCTAATGGAACTTGGTCTTCACCAAATGATTCTTCATTAATCGGTGGCGTTGAAAGCAATATTTATGGAGATATATTTATTACAAGAACAGAAGATAACTTTAAACATATTGCATTCCAAAATTCAGTAGAAATACCAGGTGGTATAGAATTTATCCTAAAAGATGGTTGTTCTTGGATAGTTGTTGAAGACAAAGAAACATTATGCAGAGATAGCGTACAAGTATGTCTATATTGCGACGAATTAGATACAATTTATGCTACAATTGTAAATAATTATGATTCTATAATATGTGTGCAAACACCACCAAGTGTTAGTTCAATACAATTGTGTGATGCAAACACTACAGGAACATATGGAAATTGGTCATTGACTGATAGTTGTTTAACTTATAATGCTACAACAGTAGGAGAAGCAGATACTATTTGTGTAAATGCTTGTAATGATAACAATAAATGCATCACAACTACTATCATTGTAAATGTGATAGAAGAAGATATAGACACAATATATAAAGAAGTTATTATAAGAGATTCTATAACTGAGTGTGATGAAATATCTGTGCCAACAGGTGAAAACCTAACATACTCATTCTGTGATGAAAATAATACAAACTTAGGAACTGCATTATTCGATGATGGTTGCTTAAAATACGTTGCAAAAGAAACAAAAGGAAGTGATACAATATGTGTAAGAGCATGTAGTGGAAGAACATGTTCAACAACAATTGTAATAATTAATGTATTAGGAAATCCACCAGTTGCAATTAATGATGATACAATCTCATTTGGCAATCCAATTGAAATTCCAATTCAGACAAACGATTTAACAACTGATGGCGATCCAATTTCATTATGTGGAGGCAATAATGGCATCATCACAAATCCTGTAAATGGTACAACATCAATCAGTCAAGGCAATATAATATATACACCAAATGCTGGCTTCTCAGGAGTAGATAGCTTACAATATGCAATCTGTGATGTAGATGGAGCAGATACTGCTTGGGTATTTATTGAAGTTGAAGATTGCACAATACCAAATACATTCTCACCAGATGGAAATGGCAAGAATGATACATACTACATACCATGTGCACAAGGAAGAGAAGTACAACTTTGTATTTACAATAGATGGGGAATAGAAGTGTACAAAAATGCTAAGTATGATAATAGCTGGGATGGAACATATCAAAACGAATTATTACCAGATGGAACTTACTACTATGTTCTTAAATATACGAATAACGCAGGAAATGCAATTGATAGAGCAGGATTTGTAGTAATTCATAGAAGTAAATAA